A single window of Engraulis encrasicolus isolate BLACKSEA-1 chromosome 20, IST_EnEncr_1.0, whole genome shotgun sequence DNA harbors:
- the LOC134435970 gene encoding uncharacterized protein LOC134435970 — protein MVQFFTMVTALLPFSKPSITLPVVDQILMTLMKLKLNLILGDISHRFSVSTSTASIVISHWICVMGEQFKVLIPWLPRETIRATMPLPFQRNYPRTTCIIDCAESAMQRATNQDSRSDTFSQYKSRNTVKYLVAVAPNGLIMFISESYAGRSSDKFITMDSGFLDYLRAGDEVMADRGFTIRDLFNERKVSLNIPAFTYRRKQLTNEEITRTRRVANVRIHVERAIQRLKVFKILSQTVPISMACKLDNILIICAGLVNLRSPLIRMPNEV, from the coding sequence ATGGTTCAATTTTTCACCATGGTGACGGCGTTGTTGCCTTTCAGTAAGCCATCAATTACCCTTCCTGTTGTAGACCAAATCCTGATGACCTTGATGAAGCTAAAACTAAATTTGATATTAGGAGATATTTCTCACCGTTTCAGTGTGTCTACATCCACTGCGAGCATTGTGATTAGTCACTGGATTTGTGTGATGGGTGAACAGTTCAAAGTCCTGATCCCCTGGCTTCCAAGAGAGACCATTCGTGCCACCATGCCCTTACCATTTCAGAGGAACTACCCCCGAACCACCTGCATCATTGACTGTGCCGAAAGTGCCATGCAGAGAGCAACAAACCAGGATTCAAGGAGTGACACGTTCAGCCAGTATAAATCACGCAATACTGTGAAATATCTTGTCGCTGTGGCCCCTAATGGTCTAATCATGTTTATATCTGAGTCATATGCTGGCAGAAGCAGCGACAAGTTTATCACCATGGACAGTGGTTTCCTTGATTATCTTAGGGCTGGTGATGAGGTCATGGCGGACCGTGGGTTCACCATTCGAGATCTGTTTAATGAAAGAAAGGTCAGTTTGAACATCCCTGCATTCACCTACAGGCGAAAGCAGTTGACCAATGAAGAGATAACGCGAACCAGGCGAGTAGCCAATGTCCGTATACATGTGGAAAGAGCAATCCAGAGACTAAAGGTCTTTAAAATTTTATCCCAGACCGTTCCAATCAGCATGGCATGTAAACTGGACAATATCTTGATCATCTGTGCTGGCCTAGTTAACCTGAGAAGCCCACTGATCAGAATGCCTAATGAGGTTTAA